Genomic window (Oryzias latipes chromosome 17, ASM223467v1):
TTCCTCTGCATtattctgataatggaggacatgtatgaagaaaatttggcttaaaattgtatttctggttttctttatttaatttgctgtgaatcaggagcagatgaaaaaaggatCATATTTAGAGGAAAGTCTGCTCTGCGGGCCaccctttctttttattttgtactttatGAATCACAGAAAAGCAAAGTTCCATGAGCAGAATTTGGGCCGCTGAGGCACCTGCTTTTGACTGCAGCCCAAAGCACATAGCCAACCTTTAAACCCTCCAGCAGGAGGAGGGCCCACGGGGGAGTGATCCCACGTCATCACTTTGAGCTGGATCCAAACAGGACCTCTGGGAGGAGTCCCCGCCACCAGGCGATCACCTGCGAAACCCAGCTCCAAAGTGGTGCCCCGGTGACGCCGATCCGGGTGACAAAACTCAATCTTGTTGATTTCTACTCATAGAGGGGGGTCTAaaccgctctttgtctgggTCATCACTAAGGAGCTGTCTGCCATAGGACACCCCACCATGAGAATGAACCCCTGGCAGCTCAGCTCCTGGGATAGCAGGAGCTCTTCAACCGTTCCACCACGTCAAGGGGGCAGTCAGGAGGCGGCTCAGGCATCGGGTCCCGATGCTTTCTGGACACCCCCCCTGGGAAGGTGtttcgggcatgtcccactgtgTGGAGGTCCCGGGGAGGAAGCGGTCGGGGAGAGGGaatctgggcatctttgctccGACTGCTGCCCCCATGATCCATTTCCAAATGAGAGGATGGAGCGGCAAAAAGTGTTCCTCTAAACCCAGACAATCTTATTTCCCTTTTAACTAATGGAAATTAATACAAATGAAAGGTTGTGTCCATAAAGTGTAATAAAACATCTCAGAGTTACAGTCTCCAGAGTTTATTGCTGCATTCAGGAAATAGTGAACTTCTTCTTCATAGTGCATGCTcaatcaaaataccactttggttacaaataaatgtttttgcagaCCTCAGTGAGGATTTTTATAGTTTGTTCATCAATCCATCTAAACAAACGTGACAAAGTGCTgtcagcagagaaaaaaagcaaagcacaGTGTGGAAACTAACAAGCTTACTGGATCATCACATGTAAAAGGCACTTTCCACGCTCCTGGTGGTCGTTGGATTGATTGGGGAAACGTGGATCTTCTTATTGCTCGCATCAGCTGTTTGGAAAAGGCGTCATCACTCCATGTCATCATGGTTCTGGGTCGACTCATTGATCACCTGAAAAGGGTGaactaaattattaaaaatgagaGATCAATCAAACCGATCAAAAGACTCTTAAAGGTGACTTTACCTGACCGTCCCTGGTCTCGATGGTCTTGATGAGAACTTTCTtggttgttgtggtttcaagttGGGATCTGGAGTCAACTATTGCATCTGAGGAAGAACATTTGTCAAagatcattaaaataaagttgaatattTTGGGTTGGAAATAGgcttttgaataaataaatcacctCTAAGGTTTAGAGAAGACAAGTTTGGCAGAGGAGTGGAGATtctgcaaagacaaaaatttacaaacaagaaaaaaggctttttgttaaaacatttacaaaaagagAGCGCTAACAGCAGCTTatgccacacacacaaacaccggGCATGTAAAGAAACACACCAAACAAGCATTcttgaatgtgcttttatttcatgGAATTTGATCTGGACTGTCGCTATCCAATAGTGCAtttacctacagttggaagaggcttctgggccaccgtagaaatGTCTAAATCTGGTGAGTctttgctccagactttttctttgacaGCTCGATTCCGATATATCAGACTTGGGGTCATTGAATTctagccgggcacaaaccgcaattatcaTTTTATCTTTCAAACGGTCGGCACGTTGGTGCCttgaaaaggacgccatccatacgtgaCTACCAAATTCGAGTCTCTGATTGTTCAAAcctgtttaacttttaatgtgcATTCAGCCTGAAACAGACTTAAAATCATGTGTAGCGATGCGTGGACATGAGAGCTTTGAACCCGAGAGCTCAAAACGCGCATATGCATGTCcatagacctttcattggaagtggtgaAGGCCCATTTCCGACCctgatgtgaacgtagcattacacAAACCAAATCGTGGATCCGTCACCTGCTCTCCTCTCCTTCCAGCAGCTTCCTGTAGGTGGCGATCTCAATATCTAGAGCCATCTTGACATTTAGGAGGTCCTGGTACTCGCGGAGGTGACGGGCCATCTCATCCTTTATGTTATGCATGTCCTCCTCCAGGCGACCGATGGTGTCCTGGTATCCGTTAGACTCCAGGGAGAAATTCTCCTCCATCTCCCTCAGCTGACGCTCCAAAGACTCATTCTGGGACGCAAACAGATAACaagcaaatacaaaaaagcTGATGGGTGCTGGTTTTCAAGCTGCATTGATTGACACACCCCAAGGCTGACGATGAAGGTATCGTTTTCCTTAACTGCTCACTCACAGTTCCTTTGAGGGCGTCCACCTCACAGGTGAGAGCCTGAACTTGGCGCCTGTAGTCGTTGGCCTCCTGCTTGGCCATCCTCAAAGCTTCGTTGTTCCTCGCCGCTGCTTCAGTGAGGTCAGCAAACTTGAAACGACAAACAGAGGACGGGCAGGGAGCTGAAGGTGCAGAAAGTCAACTCTACGGGGGTTTTTTTCCGCAATTCTTCTTTCCAagggaagttttgaaattattaagGGATGGGCACAGGACCAACGACTTGGCGGCCATTTAGTGGCAAAGTTGGGAAAGAAAACTTTTGCTGGAGCGATCTTCACACACGGTTAGGCCTAGAACCATAGTCAAAGTTTTGACCTCGTAaagaggcggccatcttgaattaaaaagaaaatgtccccTTTGGCCACCAGccacaaatttaaactccttttAGAGATGTCAATCTATCGCCTTCTTACTCCTCGAGTATCATTGGGATTTTGAACGGCGTTGGCGTGGCGAGTTCACAGAAGTGACATTCTCCTGttgcttgcacattttttaccagAATTCTGTATAAATGTGTAATCCAAGAATGCCGGGCTCAAATGATGTACCGTACCATGTGACCATATTAGGAATGTAGGCGTGGTTAACATAAAacctccgttgccaaggaaatcccaaaATTTACTTTTCTCTGATTCGTCTAAAAATTACATCGCCCTGTTCGTCACCTTCAGGCAAACAAGGAATtatatggttgctatggagataaaaccaacagaaaagttaacatttggaaaaaaagtgtttttttttcatcaatttcTTTCACATTTAGCTTTGACCGGGGTGGCTGGGGAAGATTGGGGGATTGAGGCATGTAGATGCTCAGCCAGTAAGGCTAGGTCTAAAGGGGGCAACGAGGGCGGTAGATATTCTGATTCAGCATATTCAGCATTTTATATTTAACGATTTACTGAGCAGGAAATGATcagttggtttaaaaaaaatttgtgaaGAAGGAGGCTTTTACTATAGTAGACAAAAACATGATGAAGTCTGAActtgcagtttttttatttattcatatttctgtatttacTCCATGTTATACTTTCAAATTTCACCCTGAGTTCTTACCTTCGATTTGTACCATTCCTCTGACTCTTGGATGTTCTTGGTGGCCAGGTTCTCATACTGCAGGCGAACGTCCCTCAGAGCTGCAGTCAGGTCGGGCTTTGCCACGTCCATGTCAACCTGGAcgtgctgttgctgctgctgcacctgACTCTGAAACTCCAGCATTTCCTGCAGCAGACATGTTCACGTCAGTCTCCAAAAAACACTAATCAAACTCCTATTCCTGCACTTTTCCAGGCATCTTCAGACCACCTGGAAATTTGATAACACCAACAACATCTATGCGGCTTCTTTTTGTGCATCCCTATGAGATTTTCAAGTGCAAGCGCAGTGTTTCTGCAGCAACCCGACGCCGCCTGGCCTCACACCGAAGCTTACCTCATCATGCAGCTTCTTCAGGAAGTTGATTTCCTCCTGAAGCGACTCAATCTTCCGCTCCAGGTCCAGTCGAGCCAGGGCAGCACTGTCCACGTCCTGCGCCATGACACTCACTCTTAATAAGGTGACTTGTGAAGGTGACATGAATTATGCATTCTGCTGACATATTCTGATGCACATGCTGTGAAGAGGACTCACAGCACCTAtaaacagtgtgtgtgtgtgggttgtgTTGTCACCCAAGGTCATAACATGaatccaaaaacagaaaaagcagccGTGGGCAGGCCACACATGTCCTTGCAGGTGCTGCTAACATCATGTATTTATTGACACCTTCTGTTGGTTGTTTTTAAGATatgacacaaaaatacaaattatttaTTCCTTCTCAACTGCTTTACCCTGGAAAATGCGAGAAAAATTGTTTTCTGGGCTTTTTCAGGTAGTTTGACACAGGTAACAAAATGATATTAAAGTCTTGCACGATGTTGGGTGTTGGATGGCCCCCAGCGACCGCCCTAGTGGCCCCCTTTCTAACTGCCCTCGCGGgctgaaggccgtgtcacacagccactatacGTGGTCATACGTGATAGTTGCGCCGTGTgcacaataaaaatattatgcATCTGGAGATtgtgcgtgaaaagtctgtcagACAAACGTGGAACGGTTGTAGAAGGTCACAAATTTGCAAATGCATCTTGcagaaatcacacacaattgcgtGAGTCTTACGCGTATACTGTACTTTAAATAtgcgtaaactgcgtaattttataccgaccaaaaattttgagcAGCTCAAAACCTAAAATCATGTAAAGGCCCGTtggctgaaaccctcgacggacatctgcgcacatccacgaatgacgaacgcaagaaacactaaTGAATGACGTAAATCACGCATGGATCAAAACAGACAGACATGTCATACGAGGGAAAATGTGCGATATGtaggtagtggctgtgtgacacggcctgcTTCCTCGCAACCAAAATTACCTTTGTACAAAGACACTAATTAAGCTAAAACTGCTAATATTTTGTTCAACATAATCAGCCGTTCAAAATCTGAAACTTACAACCGACATTTTTTTCCCAAGTAGGTTGCCAGTGTTGTTCGAAGAGCTTTGAGGTGATAGACTAAAACCACTATTAGCACTTTATTAAAGATCTTTTAATGGAAGAGTCCAGATGGcagcctaaaaaaaaacagtggccAAATTTGACTccttgggttctccagggttactACGGCTGAAAATAGGTGTCTCATTATTTGTCCACATTCTGACCAGATGTGCACCTAATTTATGACAGGAAACCAGCAGATTTGTGTGAATGAATAGAAAGGAACCTGAGGTGGCCTTTGTGTGCCTGCATAGCTTTATTTTAGGAGGGACAAGGGAGCAATTCACTGGGACTTTTCTAAAATACCTTTTGTTCAGAGCATCCCAAACCACCAAGCATTCCTGTAGAGCTTcctaatctcttttttttattattagctGACTCCACTCTCAAACTAAAACTCTCCACGGTTCATTAGACTAGAAAATTAATTCCATTATTAaaagtttccctttttttttcttttaatcagtttctttttctcttaaCTCACATGCACTTGCAGTGGCACCGTGCAGCTTTGCAGCTTTGTCGGGGCGCTGGCAGGCTTGTAATTGACGTATCAGCAAATGAAGCAGCAGCACCCCCCTCCCACACTAATGCCACAAACAAAGTGGGCTATTCAGCAGGGTTTTCCCAGCAAGCCCCAGGCTGGGAGAGTGACTGTCTGCCTGACTGAGCAGGAGCTGCGGCCGCCGCATTGTTGTCTCAGTGCCATCCATCCTGTCGCTCACACAAATTCCACATCaagccatttattttcttaaacagTCGTCAGAAAATGTTCACTTATCTTGAAACatgaggccttttttttttgcatttacatgATTCACCATGACACCCTGTGACGGCGGGACAGTCCCACTGCCACACCAAAACAAGTGAGAGTCTGATGATCCGGGAACGGGACAGCTCTGGTCACATGTCTGATCCCTCTGAGATCCACACTGTAGTCCTGCCCTTTCTCTGTGACTAGTCAGACTCAAACAATCTGCTTTCACTGCAGGCCTGACTGAGCACAACACGCCAAAACTTGGCCTCTGCAGCCAGGGCCAGGTCAGCCTGTACTCTACCGTTCCACTGGCTCAGCAGTAATCTGCTGGGGAGCACATCCGTCCCACGGCATATAAAAACCTGCTGTTAAATAGATGGAAATTAAGGTAACAGATTTAACGTTTTAAAAGGTTTGGAAGTGGAAGAACACTGCAGAACTGGAGAAATTAAGATCAGCATCCCGGTTCTCACTAAGAGTTCTGCAgcaaaaacctttgaaaataagacatttgtgttttgttgggGTGGAAAGGATTGAGTTGGATCCAGCAGTACCTGTCTAAAGCTTTGCATGGTTGCCTCAGCCTCCTCCCTCTGGGAAATTTCATCACGCAGCCTGCAAAAGTCAGagaaaagacactttttcaAGACTTATTGGAATTGGGAACTTTCTCTTAAACTTTTTTCATGTGTTTCCGTTTCTATTTCTGCAAACTTTATTTCTATAATATCAGTGATGTGGGGATATTTTACACGACCAGCCACACAGGCCTACAGAAAAGCGGAACCACGAGGGCCACGCCCCCTCCCCTACTTCTCTCTCAGCCTCTCGATGTCGTCCGCCAGGTTGTCCCGGTGCACCTCCACGCGCGCCTTCTCGTTGGTGAGCTGGTCCACCTGGCGCCGCAGCTCCCGCATCTCGTCCTCGTAGAGATCTCCGATGCGGGAGGTGCCTTTGCCCCGCAGCTGCTCCAGCTCCGCCAGCAGGATCTTGTTCTGCTGCTCCAAGAAGCGCACCTTCTCGATGTAGCTGGCGAAGCGGTCGTTGAGGGACTGCATCTGGGCCTTCTCGTTGGTCCGGTTCGTGAGGAACTCGCTGTTGACGGCGTCGTGCAGGGAGAAGTCCAGGCTCTCGGAGGCCAGCCGGGGCATGGCGGCGCTGCTCCGGAGCCTCTGCGTCTTCACTGCGTAAACTGGGGCAGAGGAGAGACCAAAGGAGACCCGGCTGGACCGAACCGGGCTGGAGAACTGGCGGCTGGAGTAGCTGCTTCTGGCCGAAGCTTGTTCACCCCCAAACATCTTCTTGTAGGAAGAATGGGGGGCAGATCTGTAGGACATCTTCAGCTCCGGGGGTGATGCTGCGCGCGTTTGGTGCGTCCTGAGCTGCGTCCGCGGACTGCGCCTGGATGGGCGGTTCCTGCATCTTCACCCGCTTATAGTCTCCTCCTTATGCAAATGCGGCGGTGGGTTTTGAGTGACGCGTGGTGGGTCCAGTAAAGGATCTCCTCCTCTTCGGGCTCCATTTATAAACTCTGAATGGAGCTCGTTATCCAAGGAAGAGAAGAATTTGTGATCATCAGATTCTTTCACACTCAATTTTCTTTGATTCCTGAAGAAAAGCATAATCCACAAACCAAGTGACTATTTGGAATCAGATCTTCATCCATTTCATGCTTTAACTtagttaaatatttgcttttttttaatttgtttttttcctccttggAGCCTTTGGTCATTTCAAATGTGTCATGAGACTCCCCcctcccaccccaccccaaCCATACTAAAAGGGTTGATCAGTGCATGAGGTGGTCTTGTGCAAATGTGTCACACgttttggaaatattttccaaTGCGAGGACAATAAATACTCCATGTTTGCAGTGTTTCACTGTCAGTGATCTGGAGAGAAACTGGGAGACCGACTGCTCCAGGATTTGAAAATGCAGCTTTCCAGACAGACTGCCGCTTCAACCAGtttcaaacatgacaaaaattaGTCATGATGCtctaatccttttt
Coding sequences:
- the vim gene encoding vimentin, which gives rise to MSYRSAPHSSYKKMFGGEQASARSSYSSRQFSSPVRSSRVSFGLSSAPVYAVKTQRLRSSAAMPRLASESLDFSLHDAVNSEFLTNRTNEKAQMQSLNDRFASYIEKVRFLEQQNKILLAELEQLRGKGTSRIGDLYEDEMRELRRQVDQLTNEKARVEVHRDNLADDIERLREKLRDEISQREEAEATMQSFRQDVDSAALARLDLERKIESLQEEINFLKKLHDEEMLEFQSQVQQQQQHVQVDMDVAKPDLTAALRDVRLQYENLATKNIQESEEWYKSKFADLTEAAARNNEALRMAKQEANDYRRQVQALTCEVDALKGTNESLERQLREMEENFSLESNGYQDTIGRLEEDMHNIKDEMARHLREYQDLLNVKMALDIEIATYRKLLEGEESRISTPLPNLSSLNLRDAIVDSRSQLETTTTKKVLIKTIETRDGQVINESTQNHDDME